The following coding sequences lie in one Stigmatella erecta genomic window:
- a CDS encoding glutathione S-transferase family protein, whose amino-acid sequence MSGELVFYHNPQSRAQMVHWMLHEVGAPFRVVRIDLQKGEQKSPEFLALNPMGKLPTLVHDGTVITETAAIITYLADAFPQAGLAPPPGDTRRGTYLRWLFFGAGCFEPALIDVMLKRPQVENKGTVGYGSYEDTLGAFKKMLTPGPYILGEQFSAADVYVGAQIAWALSFKAPGLEEPIFTDYVARITARSAFKKCSIADGRMPADKA is encoded by the coding sequence ATGAGCGGAGAACTTGTTTTCTATCACAACCCCCAGTCGCGGGCGCAGATGGTCCACTGGATGCTGCACGAGGTGGGGGCGCCCTTCCGTGTCGTGCGCATCGATCTGCAGAAGGGCGAGCAGAAGTCGCCGGAGTTTCTCGCCCTCAACCCGATGGGCAAGCTGCCGACGCTCGTCCATGACGGCACCGTCATCACCGAGACGGCGGCCATCATCACCTACCTGGCCGATGCTTTCCCGCAGGCGGGGCTCGCGCCGCCGCCGGGTGACACGCGCCGCGGCACCTATCTGCGGTGGCTCTTTTTTGGCGCGGGGTGTTTCGAGCCTGCCCTGATCGACGTGATGCTCAAGCGCCCGCAGGTCGAGAACAAGGGCACCGTCGGTTATGGCAGCTACGAGGACACGCTCGGCGCGTTCAAGAAGATGCTCACCCCGGGGCCGTACATCCTCGGCGAGCAGTTCAGCGCGGCGGATGTCTACGTGGGCGCTCAGATCGCCTGGGCCCTCTCGTTCAAGGCGCCGGGCCTCGAGGAGCCGATCTTCACGGACTACGTGGCGCGCATCACCGCGCGTTCTGCCTTCAAGAAGTGCTCTATCGCGGACGGCCGTATGCCCGCGGACAAGGCCTGA
- a CDS encoding N-acetylmuramoyl-L-alanine amidase, with product MKNRHGMAVLTATLALAQACGSNETPQELPVSAVERGVQEMDPARAEVSAREDSASDALFRDAGQEFGVPPALLKAIAFVQTRYQMVEGAEEFEGRPAVFGMMALTEELLEEGAKRAGVTAEEARSDARSNVRAAAALLSHHSMRLGLGRNRAADWAPAVEAISGIPDAQGRRSFSQDEVLRVLRLGLGTLSEEGAASGLAPEEGQSPPPQLLAGPDYAPAVWRPSPNFNARPMGVRMVIIHTCESSYAGCWSWLTNSTSGVSAHYVVREDGNEVSQLVRDGSRGWHIGATFDCKNNGGVECGLNGKSANDFTIGIEHGGYASQTVWPGGQLDASARLLCDITRDHGIPRDRYHVVGHGQLQPYNRTDPGANWPWTDYLNRANAACGTGCVLKGDIKAKYDAVNGAVLLGKCQTGENTTPDGVGRYNAFERGSIYWTPATGAHVVHGLIRDRWAAVNWELGPLGYPITDEMTAPDGVGRYNHFQKGSIYWTPETGAWEVHGFIRQKWESLGWERSELGYPTTGEMTAPDGVGRYNHFKKGAVLGSIYWTPATGAREVHGQIRARWEALGWERSPLGYPVSDEENTSFAPGKVGRFQGGHIYWSSATGARWLEGAILQKYLEAGVAQTLGFPKSEAYAVSGGRRVDFERGALVHNTSTGAVTLVQ from the coding sequence ATGAAAAACAGACATGGCATGGCCGTGCTCACCGCCACGCTGGCCTTGGCTCAGGCCTGTGGCTCGAATGAAACGCCTCAAGAACTCCCGGTCTCCGCCGTGGAGCGCGGCGTGCAGGAGATGGACCCGGCACGGGCGGAGGTCTCGGCGCGCGAGGACAGCGCTTCCGATGCGCTCTTCCGGGATGCGGGACAGGAGTTCGGGGTGCCGCCCGCGCTGCTCAAGGCCATCGCCTTCGTCCAGACGCGCTACCAGATGGTGGAGGGTGCCGAGGAGTTCGAGGGGCGCCCGGCCGTCTTCGGGATGATGGCGCTCACGGAGGAACTCCTGGAGGAGGGAGCGAAGCGTGCCGGAGTTACCGCAGAAGAGGCGCGGAGCGACGCCCGCTCCAACGTCCGGGCCGCGGCGGCACTGCTGTCCCACCACTCGATGCGGCTGGGGCTTGGCCGCAACCGGGCGGCGGACTGGGCACCGGCCGTGGAAGCCATCTCCGGCATCCCGGACGCGCAGGGGCGGCGCAGCTTCTCCCAGGACGAGGTGCTCCGGGTGCTTCGCCTGGGGCTGGGAACGCTCTCGGAGGAAGGGGCCGCGAGCGGACTGGCACCGGAGGAGGGGCAGTCGCCGCCCCCCCAACTGCTCGCGGGGCCGGACTACGCCCCGGCCGTGTGGCGGCCCTCGCCCAACTTCAACGCCCGGCCCATGGGGGTGCGCATGGTGATCATCCACACCTGCGAGAGCAGCTACGCGGGGTGCTGGAGCTGGTTGACCAATTCCACCTCGGGGGTGAGCGCGCACTATGTGGTGCGGGAGGACGGCAATGAGGTCAGCCAGCTCGTGCGGGACGGCAGCCGCGGCTGGCACATCGGGGCCACCTTCGACTGCAAGAACAACGGCGGCGTGGAGTGCGGGCTGAACGGCAAGAGCGCCAACGACTTCACCATCGGCATCGAGCACGGTGGGTATGCCTCGCAGACGGTCTGGCCGGGGGGACAGCTCGACGCCTCGGCCCGGCTGCTGTGCGACATCACGCGAGACCACGGCATTCCCCGGGACCGCTACCACGTGGTGGGGCACGGGCAGCTGCAGCCGTACAACCGCACGGATCCCGGCGCGAATTGGCCCTGGACGGACTACCTCAACCGCGCCAACGCCGCCTGTGGCACCGGCTGCGTGCTGAAGGGGGACATCAAGGCGAAGTACGACGCGGTGAATGGCGCGGTGCTGCTGGGCAAGTGCCAGACGGGAGAGAACACCACACCGGATGGGGTGGGACGCTACAACGCCTTCGAGCGTGGGAGCATCTACTGGACGCCTGCGACCGGAGCGCACGTGGTGCACGGGCTCATCCGGGACCGGTGGGCGGCGGTGAACTGGGAGTTGGGCCCCCTGGGCTACCCCATCACCGACGAGATGACGGCGCCGGATGGGGTGGGCCGCTACAACCACTTCCAGAAGGGCAGCATCTACTGGACGCCCGAGACGGGCGCCTGGGAAGTCCACGGCTTCATCCGCCAGAAGTGGGAGTCGCTGGGCTGGGAGCGCAGCGAGCTGGGCTACCCCACCACGGGGGAGATGACGGCGCCGGACGGGGTGGGCCGCTACAACCACTTCAAGAAGGGCGCCGTGCTGGGCAGCATTTACTGGACGCCTGCGACGGGCGCGCGTGAGGTGCATGGCCAGATCCGGGCCCGCTGGGAGGCGCTGGGCTGGGAGCGCAGCCCGCTGGGCTACCCGGTGTCGGATGAGGAGAACACGTCCTTCGCCCCTGGCAAGGTGGGCCGCTTCCAGGGTGGGCACATCTACTGGTCATCCGCGACGGGGGCCCGGTGGCTGGAGGGCGCCATTCTCCAGAAATACCTGGAGGCGGGGGTCGCGCAGACGCTGGGATTCCCGAAGTCGGAGGCCTATGCGGTGAGCGGCGGCCGGCGCGTGGACTTCGAGCGCGGCGCGCTCGTGCACAACACCTCCACGGGGGCTGTCACGCTCGTGCAGTAA
- a CDS encoding LGFP repeat-containing protein, producing MDLRLTFRSLVWVLSAVLLTTSCGPGDFPEDPRSEELIVLDSALGSVDMHNLMSDTDIAGYQTVTPDQVQSFLASKGSFLAGYRDPALGNKTAAALIVERATAYRINPVYILARIETESGLIRSGTSRNLSKATGCGCPDGSGCDAAYTGFGKQVECSAKTFRNYLHDLEAGRTTVSGWKAGVAKNTLDPCTVRPANNATAALYTYTPWVGAYASQCGTSAWGGSSLVALLYREFRDSRSWGGSCGVGGAILTRYNQLGGAGGVLGACTTSELTTPDGVGRYNHFQKGSIYWTPETGAWEVHGLIRARWESLGWETGVLGYPTTGEMTTPDGVGRFNHFQKGAMLGSIYWTPETGAWEVHGLIHEKWAALDWERGVLGYPISGETATPDGVGRFNHFKKGTVLGSIYWTPATGAWEVHGRIREKWAELGWERSTLGYPISDEYAVSAGRESEFQKGFLTFHAATGTVSVRVK from the coding sequence ATGGACCTGCGATTGACGTTCCGAAGTCTTGTCTGGGTGTTGTCCGCGGTACTGCTGACCACATCCTGCGGCCCCGGGGACTTCCCGGAGGATCCTCGCAGCGAGGAGCTGATCGTCCTGGACTCCGCCCTGGGGTCCGTGGACATGCACAACCTCATGTCCGACACGGACATCGCCGGGTACCAGACGGTGACGCCGGATCAGGTCCAGAGCTTCCTGGCGTCCAAGGGTTCCTTCCTGGCGGGCTACCGCGACCCGGCGCTCGGCAACAAGACGGCCGCCGCCCTCATCGTGGAGCGAGCCACCGCCTACCGCATCAACCCGGTGTACATCCTGGCCCGCATCGAGACGGAGTCAGGGCTCATCCGCAGCGGCACGTCGCGCAACCTGTCCAAGGCCACCGGCTGTGGCTGCCCGGATGGCAGCGGCTGCGACGCGGCCTACACCGGCTTCGGCAAGCAGGTGGAGTGCTCGGCGAAGACGTTCCGCAACTACCTGCATGACCTGGAGGCGGGCCGCACCACCGTCTCCGGTTGGAAGGCGGGCGTGGCCAAGAACACGCTGGACCCGTGCACGGTGCGGCCCGCCAACAACGCCACCGCCGCCCTCTACACCTATACCCCCTGGGTGGGCGCCTATGCCTCCCAGTGCGGCACCTCGGCCTGGGGAGGCTCCTCGCTGGTGGCCCTCCTCTACCGGGAGTTCCGCGACAGCCGGAGCTGGGGAGGCTCCTGCGGGGTCGGTGGCGCCATCCTCACGCGCTACAACCAGCTCGGCGGGGCCGGGGGCGTGCTCGGCGCGTGCACGACGAGCGAGCTGACCACTCCCGACGGGGTGGGCCGCTACAACCACTTCCAGAAGGGCAGCATCTACTGGACGCCCGAGACGGGCGCCTGGGAAGTCCACGGCCTCATTCGCGCCCGCTGGGAGTCGCTGGGCTGGGAAACCGGCGTGCTGGGCTACCCCACCACGGGGGAGATGACGACGCCGGATGGGGTGGGCCGCTTCAACCACTTCCAGAAGGGCGCCATGCTCGGCAGCATCTACTGGACGCCTGAAACGGGTGCCTGGGAAGTCCACGGCCTCATCCACGAGAAATGGGCGGCGCTGGACTGGGAGCGCGGCGTGCTGGGCTACCCCATCTCCGGAGAGACGGCGACTCCTGATGGCGTGGGCCGCTTCAACCACTTCAAGAAGGGCACCGTGCTGGGCAGCATTTACTGGACGCCCGCGACGGGCGCCTGGGAGGTCCACGGGCGCATCCGAGAGAAGTGGGCGGAGCTGGGCTGGGAGCGCAGCACGCTGGGCTACCCCATCTCGGACGAGTACGCCGTGAGCGCCGGCCGGGAGAGCGAGTTCCAGAAGGGCTTCCTCACCTTCCATGCCGCCACCGGCACCGTCTCCGTCCGGGTGAAATAA
- a CDS encoding DUF4185 domain-containing protein: MARVTGASLSGETLPNPNQTHVNYEVMGTDLGILWDKGGGEVFVLFGDTFGHGWCGNGGCGGGWRSNVLAKSSDRTLSDGLTFSTMIQDASRHAKEILPSKKIDFNEMTVIPTAGVTVGSRHYIHYMSVQHWGDPGQWTTNFAGIAYSDDNGQNWVKHGSARWPNNAASSNPFQMAAFVKNGGFVYMYATPNGRFGNVYLARVPEGALLNINDYRYWDGNGWQASQTAAVPVAMGIAGELSVVYHPTFGRFLMTYLNEHRQAVVMRDAATPTGPWSGEKILATGARFPGLYNAFIHPWSLNGPDLYFITSQWTPYNTFLMRATLTADAFSDNLLSEPGFETQAATPTMAPWWVMGQGGVDRGLGQARTGANEGFVRSNSGWNALKQSVAVQPYTDYTLRGWVRTSANSTEGYFGARGANNGSIVGEVPFGSLTNYSQLSVTFNSGPHAILEVYSGIWAKNGDTWMQLDDVSLTRGPNLVAQGGFEQQPGPSATSPWYVEGQGGVDRGLGFARSGANNGYVRNNVQGWNALKQEVAVVPNTNYTLSAWVRTSTSFNEGYFGARVLRGGPLLNELKLTQPLSGYSQVSVRFNSGAQHSVEIFAGLWANAGDTWLQADDFVLTRD, encoded by the coding sequence GTGGCACGCGTAACCGGAGCCAGCCTCTCCGGTGAAACCCTGCCCAATCCCAACCAGACCCACGTCAACTACGAGGTGATGGGCACGGATCTCGGCATCCTCTGGGACAAGGGCGGCGGGGAGGTGTTCGTCCTGTTCGGAGACACCTTCGGCCACGGCTGGTGTGGCAACGGCGGGTGCGGTGGAGGCTGGCGCAGCAACGTGCTCGCGAAGTCCTCCGACCGCACCCTCTCGGACGGACTGACCTTCTCCACGATGATTCAGGATGCCTCGCGCCACGCCAAGGAGATCCTCCCGTCGAAGAAGATCGACTTCAATGAGATGACCGTCATCCCCACCGCGGGCGTCACGGTGGGCTCGCGGCACTACATCCATTACATGTCCGTCCAGCACTGGGGCGACCCGGGCCAGTGGACCACCAACTTCGCGGGCATCGCCTACTCGGACGACAACGGCCAGAACTGGGTGAAGCACGGGAGCGCGCGGTGGCCGAACAACGCCGCGTCCTCCAATCCCTTCCAGATGGCGGCCTTCGTGAAGAACGGCGGCTTCGTCTACATGTACGCGACGCCCAACGGCCGCTTCGGCAACGTGTACCTGGCGCGGGTGCCCGAGGGCGCGCTGCTCAACATCAACGACTACCGCTACTGGGATGGCAATGGCTGGCAGGCCTCCCAGACGGCCGCGGTCCCGGTGGCGATGGGCATCGCCGGCGAGCTGTCCGTCGTCTACCACCCCACCTTCGGCCGCTTCCTCATGACGTACCTGAACGAGCACCGCCAGGCGGTGGTGATGCGGGACGCCGCCACGCCCACGGGGCCGTGGAGCGGCGAGAAGATCCTGGCCACGGGGGCGCGCTTCCCGGGCCTGTACAACGCCTTCATCCACCCCTGGTCGCTGAACGGACCGGACCTGTACTTCATCACGTCGCAGTGGACGCCCTACAACACGTTCCTGATGCGCGCGACGCTGACGGCCGACGCCTTCAGCGACAATTTGCTGTCCGAGCCCGGCTTCGAGACCCAGGCGGCCACCCCCACGATGGCGCCCTGGTGGGTGATGGGCCAGGGCGGCGTGGACCGGGGCCTGGGCCAGGCCCGCACGGGGGCCAACGAGGGCTTCGTGCGCTCCAACAGCGGCTGGAACGCCCTCAAGCAGAGCGTCGCCGTGCAGCCCTACACGGACTACACCTTGCGCGGCTGGGTGCGGACCTCCGCGAACAGCACGGAGGGCTACTTCGGCGCGCGGGGCGCCAACAACGGGTCCATCGTGGGCGAGGTGCCCTTTGGCTCGCTGACCAACTACTCGCAGCTCTCGGTCACCTTCAACTCCGGCCCCCACGCCATCCTCGAGGTCTACAGTGGCATCTGGGCCAAGAATGGGGACACGTGGATGCAGTTGGATGACGTCAGCCTGACGCGCGGCCCCAACCTCGTGGCACAGGGCGGCTTCGAGCAGCAACCGGGCCCGTCCGCCACGTCCCCCTGGTATGTGGAGGGCCAGGGCGGCGTGGACCGCGGCCTGGGCTTCGCGCGCTCGGGCGCCAACAACGGCTACGTGCGCAACAACGTGCAGGGCTGGAATGCGCTCAAGCAGGAGGTGGCCGTGGTGCCCAACACGAACTACACGCTGAGCGCCTGGGTGCGCACCTCCACCTCCTTCAACGAGGGCTACTTCGGCGCGCGGGTACTCCGGGGGGGCCCCCTTCTCAACGAGCTCAAGCTCACCCAGCCCCTGAGCGGCTACAGCCAGGTGTCCGTGCGGTTCAACTCAGGAGCCCAGCACAGCGTGGAGATCTTCGCTGGGCTCTGGGCGAATGCCGGAGACACCTGGCTGCAAGCGGATGACTTCGTGCTCACGCGCGACTGA
- a CDS encoding polysaccharide lyase family 8 super-sandwich domain-containing protein: MVLSPRAALADSHDTLRLRWAETLVAAEASVRPEDPVIVNGLNKLTAQGQKRWDEMEKAGGRTYLWKELASNSSSNVTNAYKRLYEIAVAVRYDSYAAATVKLTHAAQAKRDLIGALDWMLAYRYKNPAEKQGNWFDWEIGAPQELLNIVVLLWDDLTPAQRDNYTKSVLAHVKPGLDYTGANGTSQTRIWALLGVLRKNRDANGNSKDYLAEVQGRINSMLAVPYTALPAGTNTKSGMYADGSFIEHYRHAYNGGYGASYLTNLVNVLYLLKDSSWQPNLGNVTNFIVPWVFQAYDLSMYKRMFFHSVKGRYVSRVGETYDSVADGTSVGQAVTRLIEVAPSWVDRQALRSAVREWNDSNTSASHMVRGFVGSSIHDYAHAIQFIDTIPRRGPLTAYKQYPWMNRAMAHRPGWAASVAMYNKDDVRGTRLLTLSNETLQQETLKGLHLSDGTLQVMNDDFGQYNSDYFKYVDWERLPGTTVAYGYGIPVNPPNTSPPLDERHRNLSNWAGGVGVDEFGATGFQLNPASTAQYGHLHARKAWFFLDKEIVCIGSDIRITNAQETHPLQTIIENWKLNQAGNNTFTVDGVVKPTTLGWSETMQNVRWAHLQGMVPGTDTGYYLPTPGRVFALREQRGPQESFMTLWSDHGTQFALRSYGYVVLPNHDAAQTKAYADAAPISILENSPDAQAVRKASIGVTGALFLKDQVKTITLPDSTASALKSDRNAAVMVHTVPGEVRVGISDPTWENTGTISIELWPAITGNVAALVSKDPRITVLQTAPTLRLAVNVKDAQGQTLTARFTLK; encoded by the coding sequence GTGGTGCTCTCCCCTCGGGCCGCCCTCGCGGATTCCCATGACACCCTGCGGCTGCGGTGGGCGGAGACCCTGGTCGCCGCCGAGGCATCGGTCAGGCCGGAGGATCCCGTCATCGTCAACGGACTCAACAAGCTCACGGCGCAGGGGCAGAAGCGCTGGGACGAGATGGAAAAGGCGGGTGGGCGTACGTATCTGTGGAAAGAGCTGGCCAGCAACAGCTCATCGAACGTCACCAATGCATACAAGCGTCTGTACGAGATCGCGGTCGCGGTCCGGTATGACTCCTACGCGGCGGCCACCGTCAAGCTCACCCATGCCGCGCAGGCCAAGCGCGACCTGATTGGCGCGCTCGACTGGATGCTGGCTTACCGTTACAAGAACCCGGCCGAAAAGCAGGGCAACTGGTTCGATTGGGAGATTGGTGCTCCCCAAGAGTTGCTCAACATCGTGGTGTTGCTCTGGGACGATCTCACGCCCGCCCAGCGGGACAATTACACGAAGTCGGTGTTGGCTCATGTGAAGCCGGGCCTCGATTACACCGGCGCCAACGGGACTTCGCAGACGAGAATCTGGGCGCTCCTGGGCGTCTTGCGGAAGAACCGGGATGCCAACGGGAACTCCAAGGACTACCTGGCCGAGGTGCAAGGACGCATCAACAGCATGCTGGCCGTGCCCTACACCGCCCTTCCCGCGGGGACGAATACCAAGAGCGGCATGTATGCGGACGGCAGCTTCATCGAGCACTACCGGCACGCCTACAACGGAGGGTACGGCGCGTCCTACCTCACCAACCTCGTCAATGTCCTCTACCTCCTCAAGGACTCCAGCTGGCAGCCGAACCTCGGCAACGTCACGAACTTCATCGTGCCCTGGGTTTTCCAGGCCTATGACCTGTCGATGTACAAGCGGATGTTCTTCCATTCCGTCAAGGGCCGTTATGTGTCCCGGGTGGGGGAGACTTATGACTCCGTGGCGGATGGCACGAGCGTTGGCCAGGCGGTGACGCGGCTGATCGAGGTGGCGCCTTCCTGGGTCGATCGGCAGGCCCTTCGCTCGGCCGTCCGGGAGTGGAACGATTCGAATACCAGCGCCAGCCACATGGTGCGTGGCTTCGTGGGGTCGTCGATCCACGACTACGCGCATGCCATCCAGTTCATCGACACCATCCCTCGCCGGGGGCCGCTGACGGCCTACAAGCAGTACCCGTGGATGAACCGGGCCATGGCGCACCGGCCCGGGTGGGCCGCCTCGGTCGCGATGTACAACAAGGACGATGTGAGGGGGACGCGCCTGCTGACCCTCTCGAACGAGACGCTCCAGCAGGAGACGCTGAAAGGCTTGCACCTGAGCGACGGCACCCTCCAAGTGATGAATGACGACTTCGGCCAGTACAACTCCGACTATTTCAAATACGTCGATTGGGAGCGGTTGCCGGGGACGACCGTGGCCTATGGCTATGGCATCCCCGTCAACCCTCCGAATACCTCGCCGCCCCTGGATGAGCGCCACCGCAATTTGAGCAACTGGGCGGGCGGCGTTGGGGTCGACGAGTTCGGGGCGACAGGGTTTCAGCTGAATCCCGCCAGCACGGCGCAGTACGGCCACCTGCACGCGCGCAAGGCGTGGTTCTTCCTGGACAAGGAAATTGTCTGCATTGGCTCCGACATTCGCATCACCAACGCCCAGGAAACGCACCCCCTTCAAACCATCATCGAGAACTGGAAGCTCAACCAGGCGGGCAACAATACGTTCACGGTCGATGGCGTCGTGAAGCCCACCACCCTCGGCTGGTCGGAGACGATGCAGAATGTGCGTTGGGCCCACCTGCAGGGAATGGTTCCGGGAACGGACACCGGCTACTACCTGCCCACGCCTGGGCGGGTCTTCGCCCTGCGCGAGCAGAGGGGACCCCAGGAGAGCTTCATGACGCTGTGGTCGGATCACGGCACCCAGTTCGCCCTGCGGAGCTACGGCTACGTGGTGTTGCCCAACCACGATGCCGCGCAGACAAAGGCATACGCGGATGCAGCCCCGATCTCGATCCTCGAGAACAGCCCCGATGCGCAAGCGGTGCGCAAGGCCTCGATCGGGGTGACGGGCGCGTTGTTCCTGAAGGATCAGGTCAAGACCATCACCCTGCCGGACAGCACGGCCAGCGCGCTGAAAAGCGACCGGAATGCCGCGGTGATGGTCCACACGGTGCCGGGGGAGGTGCGGGTCGGCATCTCGGACCCGACCTGGGAGAATACGGGGACCATCAGCATCGAGCTGTGGCCCGCGATCACCGGCAATGTCGCGGCGCTGGTGAGCAAGGATCCGCGGATTACCGTCCTGCAGACGGCCCCCACGCTCCGGCTGGCCGTCAACGTCAAGGACGCGCAGGGGCAGACGCTCACCGCCCGCTTCACGCTCAAATAG